One Helianthus annuus cultivar XRQ/B chromosome 7, HanXRQr2.0-SUNRISE, whole genome shotgun sequence genomic region harbors:
- the LOC110866911 gene encoding probable serine/threonine-protein kinase PBL3 produces MEGQSQSQIQSQSERVLLAHDASRGVRMKPLRLLLDKHLLKAGDKLTFLSIVHQIQHPLGYMMRVDGSMFGVNQKAIDDEVANKTKEYGDNKDLDQISKLYETQEVDFKIEVVAGPVLKNAVVEASKKFKATWVIIDKRMKGDKKYFLEKLSCGISTLDGNDNIIKIRGPKLSTTRNPTRPTDDRMLTISEVQNDEDLFSIELGSSSSCTSSSTRTSFSDLNQTSTLQEINEETTCDHVETLPPKPEEKVQLDQKKCTTCTRASSTDDVWQQSRNFSYSELVDATNRFSSENMIHRGENEVVFHGILKGSKLNVVVKVQSDTKKYQSEVQALEQTQNEHVIKLLGTCLEETARLLVFEYACNGSLDQHLSHQNSRPLTWQERIKIAIGVCRGLNHLHGNNIIHGDMRPKNIWLTHDFQPLIAGFGLASMTNESQNSSNHYIIGTLGYLAPEYKERGNATPKTDVYAFGMILLQLVTGRSPTDTRLHGHSLINWANSLVKERKFSELIDSRIAYDMNQVANMAQLALKCVRKNPHLRLTMEEVMLVLDYINDMKTNYEVQRADESQEVNGNVETIDQSQREYDEKVIYSYGGMTPLPKQAKHFYRGECI; encoded by the exons ATGgaaggtcaaagtcaaagtcaaattcaAAGTCAAAGTGAAAGGGTGTTGTTGGCTCATGATGCCTCAAGAGGAGTGAGAATGAAACCTTTGAGATTGCTTCTTGATAAGCACTTGTTGAAGGCTGGAGACAAGCTTACTTTTCTGTCTATTGTTCATCAAATCCAACATCCTT TGGGATACATGATGCGAGTTGATGGTTCCATGTTTGGTGTAAACCAAAAGGCTATCGACGATGAGGTTGCTAATAAGACGAAAGAGTACGGTGACAATAAGGATCTTGACCAAATATCAAAACTATACGAAACGCAAGAG GTTGATTTCAAAATCGAAGTTGTGGCTGGACCTGTACTGAAAAATGCCGTGGTAGAAGCATCCAAGAAATTTAAAGCGACATGGGTGATTATTGATAA GAGAATGAAGGGAGACAAGAAATATTTTCTAGAGAAGCTTTCTTGTGGGATatcgacgttggatggaaacgataacataataaaaataagAGGACCGAAGCTATCAACGACAAGAAATCCAACTCGTCCAACAGATGACAGAATGTTAACTATTAGTGAAGTACAAAATGATGAAGATTTGTTTAGCATTGAACttggatcatcatcatcat GTACAAGTTCTAGCACGAGAACTAGCTTTAGCGACTTGAACCAAACGTCAACGCTACAAGAAATAAACGAAGAAACTACATGTGATCATGTCGAAACCCTACCACCAAAGCCAGAGGAGAAAGTACAGCTTGATCAGAAGAAATGTACAACTTGTACTAGAGCAAGTTCGACGGATGATGTTTGGCAACAAAGTAGGAACTTTTCCTATTCGGAGCTTGTGGATGCAACAAATCGGTTTTCATCTGAAAACATGATCCATCGAGGGGAAAATGAGGTGGTTTTTCACGGGATCCTTAAAGGTAGCAAATTAAATGTCGTCGTTAAGGTACAAAGCGACACAAAGAAGTACCAGTCGGAGGTGCAAGCGCTTGAACAAACACAAAACGAGCATGTGATCAAGTTGTTAGGAACTTGCTTGGAGGAAACCGCGAGATTGTTGGTTTTTGAGTACGCGTGCAATGGTTCGCTAGATCAACATTTGTCAC ATCAAAACTCCAGACCTTTGACATGGCAAGAAAGGATTAAAATTGCAATTGGTGTATGTAGAGGATTGAACCATTTGCATGGGAACAACATAATCCATGGAGATATGCGTCCTAAAAACATATGGTTGACACATGATTTTCAACCGTTG ATCGCAGGTTTTGGGCTAGCGAGCATGACAAACGAATCGCAAAACTCATCAAATCACTATATAATCGGAACATTGGGATATCTGGCACCCGAATACAAAGAAAGAGGGAACGCAACTCCCAAAACAGATGTTTACGCCTTCGGAATGATCCTATTGCAGCTCGTTACGGGCCGGAGTCCAACCGATACAAGACTACATGGACATAGTCTAATAAATTGG GCTAATTCGCTCGTAAAAGAAAGAAAGTTTTCGGAGTTGATTGATTCTAGAATCGCATATGACATGAATCAGGTGGCGAACATGGCGCAATTGGCGTTAAAATGTGTACGCAAGAATCCACATTTACGATTAACCATGGAGGAG GTAATGTTAGTACTAGATTACATCAATGATATGAAAACCAACTATGAAGTTCAACGGGCAGATGAAAGTCAAGAGGTCAACGGAAATGTGGAAACAATTGATCAAAGTCAACGTGAATATGATGAGAAAGTCATCTATAGTTACGGTGGAATGACCCCTTTGCCCAAACAGGCGAAACATTTTTACCGAGGCGAATGTATATAA
- the LOC110868548 gene encoding uncharacterized protein LOC110868548 encodes MSMEKEEPVLLPKRKVSCTVCFNALWFCYSPVHQMQQYYRLGSLDNCSGKWGALVDCLKLKTKSSQEVSEILETREKEKTHIWSFRTPEEAASHWNKLFGHLDNDK; translated from the exons ATGAGCATGGAGAAGGAAGAACCAGTACTTTTACCTAAACGAAAAGTATCGTGCACTGTCTGCTTTAATGCTCTCTGGTTCTGCTATT CTCCAGTACATCAAATGCAACAATACTATAGGCTCGGATCCCTTGATAATTGCTCTGGAAAGTGGGGTGCTCTTGTTGATTGTTTAAAACTCAAAACAAAAAGTTCTCAAGAAGTCTCG GAAATTCTTGAAACCCGAGAGAAAGAGAAGACACACATTTGGTCTTTTAGAACACCGGAGGAGGCTGCGTCTCATTGGAACAAACTGTTTGGACATTTAGATAATGATAAATGA